A single region of the Phycisphaerae bacterium genome encodes:
- a CDS encoding thrombospondin type 3 repeat-containing protein — protein MTKLTTSDRSTPFTKTAELSSQSDLRCRLHVAILIIALAALLFPVVGRADSVTPPAVTNLNVDTNRALATGAGAGGVSAVVGNLQIQDGPEQYTVGAGSDITITIAPGFQFDSTSAVQMSCPAYGINGLAAGVAASVNPTGAANETLTFNLSSGGTAGVDTFTVTGIRVRIISQTGAVAGATTLLRINTLAVGGTINNGAFAAANVSVGAAHHLNFLTQPVDTAAGSSLFPQVAIVDFGENTVTTSDRTIRMSIQNNPGGGTLDGDRNVVSFNGVASWTITENIRINAVGNGYTLRATRQTGPAFLSSNQVDSVPFNIIAAVPTSLEFSVQPAANIGAGADILASVTVRDQFNNTVAGVPVTLSLGSNPTGALLQVGSTLVKNTNASGVASWAAADDLRITVASSGYRLQAAGAGAPILSSSFTIDPGANANLQFVQQPSNTEVNATIAPPVSVEVIDAFGNRTNAAVAVALALNPNPCSGSLSGGGATNAVLGLATFNALSINTVCTGYRLVASSGGLPNANSAFFDISQATNLAMGTVSVDVAGSATNATFNYSVQGSATVNAFAIEIGLDRGPVPDGVPDVVLATIPAGNPDIGLSPGTYQITRNIRAALNAATVGNGDRVIVRLDTTDTVAEPAGDNAASSADLNVDISVVSLNYNSNLNVATLSYVLSAPANVPAYNIRFFLDDSPQNGTFDAGADSTVGPAQPGNTVPGIYTATQVYSGPNIPASDQSIFAQVDVGLAVNESNETNNIATGVNGDPTNLIANALAYDATLQAATLSYTVIAPTPVPAYAIQFYLDDGDDDFEAGSDTLLALPTAPPAPVTAQGGPYFMTVDFSGAPLASGQRIWAVIDQANTVPESREFADISSPADIGTVTDNIATATNNAGTNLAVNSVFLQVAGVQTFAQVRYSIDSPVAANPATTIELWLDRASNGVGNDVLLTTFTNADLDLSFNNAGNGINRLVVRDIRVDGIAPAVVGLNGLGIANGDTVVAVMIIPPGQENSNPLDDTAASAGITVDLQVVGLAYDPPTQDATLSYNVLAPANVAPYLIRFYLDDGPQNNVLDIPGDTLIEILGDMGNVPGLVTPGPHQVTRNYGGAVPASDQRIFARIDAGGTITEDDEGNNEGTATNSQTTDLSIDAVSVELIGDVTNARIAYSINSPVSAHVDTRIELRLRKFDGSPDVNLLTITSADLDFSLSNLPPTHEVVRNIRPLLDALPNNQRVDDGDQLFAVLVLPPAQPDLNGLNNQRLSAGVRVDLSVTGVIVTASDGVRVKASYRIDAPGKVADFALQVGLDRLANDDANGDGLIDPGGDGIIDHLLLVGINRVELQPDPANLDPFAPGNHVTLESGDLAELVLNTGKIVQPKRLLQLLVEIDPDDTVIEAPASSNRVSNTAADAARYIVDLGITVPDLTAFKGFALGKPIDNIGVRYFIANNPVPPGTNFRIGVWISAKAGDIDPVEDRRVRQLISGTDFILPAIGSQVTGLGHELNLSALTITLADVNALATPPALPGDIFIKIRIDDDITGAKPNGDILEGNIAGVEANSNNVVSLRNRGDNADVDNDGLTEKQERDGFDIPANQVFNAQSLPAQAGAPIGRERTETLDTTPDSDGDGLTDAEERALGTDPRNPDTDGDGLLDGEEVLGRRDLNGNGRLDPDELLQDSIAIDLDCDGVLDVYLIPFTDPNNWDSDGDGLSDREESAPNGWTISRYPANGTSGRFNKSFTCKVFTDPNNWDTDGDDISDWDEVNTWARNAEGFADENNITAEERANAGSVPAIGLQPLIARAGRPFAAGTECGRNDTGVGCISTKTKVSFGIRTDPTRVDTDGDGLLDHEDPAPNIHPARFGFDQDGDGDFDLNDLEAIRQQLIRTRELAANAPWTHAIFQARLLNFDQDGDGFLEAPDVNGDGFPDFTRYNEATLEQAYGVDFSNTGSLDDGFDVGSLGLGEVDQSGSNRFGTYRVSEKLGGDGVLDNIDSNGQLIPSDNCPRQSNATQEDFDGDGLGDACDADLDNDGIPNFLDPVRQLPVTALQFPNICGFGMAQATAGALLGLFGMARISRRNREKRRLRKP, from the coding sequence ATGACGAAGTTGACGACGAGCGATCGCAGTACACCGTTTACGAAAACGGCGGAACTTTCATCTCAATCCGATTTGCGATGCCGACTCCATGTGGCGATTTTGATCATTGCATTGGCCGCCCTGTTGTTTCCGGTTGTTGGTCGAGCCGACTCGGTGACACCTCCCGCGGTGACCAATCTAAATGTCGATACCAATCGAGCCCTGGCGACCGGCGCCGGCGCCGGCGGCGTCAGCGCGGTTGTCGGCAATCTTCAGATCCAGGACGGTCCGGAACAATACACGGTCGGCGCAGGCAGTGACATCACCATCACCATCGCGCCGGGATTTCAGTTTGACTCGACTTCGGCCGTTCAGATGTCCTGCCCCGCTTATGGAATCAACGGTCTCGCGGCCGGCGTTGCCGCGTCGGTGAATCCGACAGGGGCCGCGAATGAGACACTCACGTTTAATCTGAGCTCCGGCGGCACGGCCGGCGTTGACACATTCACGGTGACCGGCATTCGCGTTCGAATCATCAGTCAGACCGGGGCCGTGGCAGGCGCGACCACGCTGCTTCGGATCAATACGCTCGCGGTGGGTGGAACGATCAACAACGGCGCGTTTGCCGCGGCAAACGTGTCTGTCGGCGCCGCGCACCATCTTAATTTTTTGACGCAGCCCGTGGATACGGCGGCAGGTTCTTCGCTTTTTCCACAGGTGGCCATCGTCGACTTTGGCGAAAATACGGTGACAACCAGCGACCGCACGATCCGAATGTCCATTCAGAACAACCCGGGCGGCGGGACACTCGATGGCGATCGCAACGTCGTTTCGTTCAACGGCGTGGCAAGTTGGACCATAACGGAGAACATACGGATCAACGCAGTCGGCAATGGGTATACCCTGCGCGCGACGCGGCAAACCGGCCCGGCGTTCCTGAGCAGCAATCAAGTGGACAGCGTGCCGTTCAATATCATCGCGGCCGTACCGACGAGTCTCGAGTTTTCAGTGCAGCCGGCCGCCAATATTGGCGCGGGCGCGGACATCCTCGCCTCGGTGACCGTGCGCGACCAGTTCAACAACACGGTTGCCGGCGTTCCGGTCACTTTGAGCCTCGGAAGCAATCCGACGGGCGCGCTGCTGCAAGTCGGCAGCACGCTGGTGAAGAATACCAACGCCTCGGGCGTGGCATCCTGGGCGGCCGCGGATGATCTGCGAATTACCGTCGCTTCTTCCGGGTACCGTCTGCAGGCAGCGGGTGCGGGCGCGCCTATCTTGAGTAGTTCGTTTACGATCGATCCCGGCGCCAACGCGAATCTTCAGTTCGTGCAGCAGCCGAGCAACACGGAAGTGAACGCGACAATCGCGCCGCCTGTTTCGGTTGAGGTCATTGACGCATTCGGCAATCGCACGAATGCTGCCGTTGCCGTGGCACTTGCCCTGAATCCGAATCCATGCAGCGGCAGCCTCAGCGGCGGCGGCGCGACGAACGCCGTTTTGGGTCTCGCGACCTTCAACGCGCTGTCGATCAATACCGTGTGCACGGGCTATCGCCTGGTCGCCAGCAGCGGCGGACTGCCCAATGCAAATTCAGCTTTCTTCGACATCTCCCAGGCGACCAACCTCGCCATGGGAACGGTGAGCGTGGACGTGGCCGGCTCGGCGACGAACGCGACGTTCAACTATTCCGTTCAGGGATCGGCCACGGTGAATGCGTTTGCGATCGAGATCGGACTGGACCGCGGGCCTGTTCCAGATGGCGTGCCGGATGTGGTGCTTGCGACGATTCCCGCGGGCAATCCGGACATCGGCCTGTCTCCGGGGACCTACCAGATCACGCGGAATATCCGAGCCGCTCTTAATGCCGCGACGGTCGGCAACGGCGATCGCGTGATTGTTCGACTGGACACGACAGACACCGTGGCTGAGCCGGCGGGAGATAATGCCGCGAGCAGCGCCGATTTGAACGTCGACATCTCCGTGGTGAGCCTGAACTACAATTCCAACCTGAATGTGGCGACGCTATCGTACGTCTTGAGCGCGCCCGCCAATGTTCCGGCATACAACATCCGTTTCTTCCTTGATGACTCGCCGCAGAACGGCACATTCGATGCGGGTGCGGACTCGACAGTCGGCCCGGCGCAGCCGGGTAATACCGTTCCCGGCATCTATACGGCCACACAGGTCTATTCGGGTCCCAATATCCCGGCCTCGGATCAATCGATTTTCGCGCAGGTGGATGTGGGCTTGGCCGTGAATGAGTCGAATGAGACGAATAACATCGCGACGGGTGTCAACGGCGATCCGACGAACCTGATCGCCAACGCACTGGCCTATGATGCCACCTTGCAGGCGGCCACACTCTCGTACACGGTCATCGCGCCGACGCCTGTTCCCGCGTACGCGATTCAGTTCTACCTTGACGATGGCGATGACGACTTTGAAGCGGGTTCGGACACGCTCCTCGCGCTGCCGACAGCGCCGCCTGCGCCTGTTACCGCGCAGGGCGGGCCTTATTTCATGACCGTGGACTTTTCGGGCGCGCCGCTGGCGTCGGGTCAGCGCATCTGGGCCGTCATCGATCAGGCCAATACAGTTCCGGAAAGCCGGGAATTCGCCGATATCAGCTCGCCTGCCGACATCGGCACCGTGACGGATAACATCGCGACGGCAACCAACAACGCCGGAACCAATCTGGCGGTGAATTCCGTGTTTCTTCAGGTCGCCGGCGTCCAGACTTTTGCGCAGGTTCGATATTCGATCGACAGCCCGGTGGCGGCCAATCCTGCCACGACGATTGAACTGTGGCTGGACCGTGCCAGTAACGGCGTCGGCAACGACGTGCTGCTGACGACGTTTACCAATGCCGACCTGGATTTGTCCTTCAATAACGCAGGAAACGGCATCAACCGCCTTGTGGTTCGAGATATTCGTGTGGATGGTATCGCTCCGGCGGTCGTCGGCCTCAACGGATTGGGCATCGCCAATGGCGACACGGTCGTGGCAGTCATGATCATTCCTCCGGGGCAGGAGAATTCCAATCCCCTCGATGACACGGCCGCCTCGGCGGGGATCACGGTTGATTTGCAGGTCGTCGGTCTGGCGTATGATCCACCCACGCAGGATGCGACGCTCAGTTACAATGTTCTGGCTCCGGCGAACGTCGCTCCGTATCTGATTCGGTTCTATCTGGACGATGGCCCGCAGAATAACGTGCTCGATATCCCCGGTGATACGCTCATCGAAATCCTGGGCGACATGGGTAATGTTCCTGGATTGGTGACGCCGGGGCCTCATCAGGTGACTCGCAACTACGGCGGCGCCGTTCCTGCCTCGGATCAACGCATTTTCGCCCGGATCGATGCGGGCGGCACGATCACTGAAGACGACGAAGGCAACAATGAGGGCACTGCAACCAACTCGCAAACGACCGATCTGTCGATCGACGCGGTCTCCGTTGAATTGATTGGCGATGTGACGAACGCTCGCATTGCCTATTCGATCAACAGCCCGGTCTCCGCGCATGTGGACACCCGAATCGAACTGCGGCTGCGCAAGTTTGACGGCTCGCCGGATGTCAATCTCTTGACAATCACCAGCGCTGACCTTGATTTCAGCCTCTCGAATCTACCGCCGACGCACGAAGTCGTGCGAAATATTCGCCCGCTTCTGGATGCACTTCCGAATAATCAGCGGGTCGATGACGGCGATCAACTTTTCGCAGTGCTCGTCCTGCCGCCGGCCCAGCCCGATCTGAACGGATTGAATAACCAGCGGTTGTCGGCCGGCGTACGGGTTGACCTGTCTGTGACCGGGGTAATTGTCACGGCATCTGACGGCGTGCGCGTCAAAGCCTCTTATCGAATCGACGCACCGGGCAAAGTCGCGGATTTCGCGCTTCAGGTCGGTTTGGACCGTCTCGCGAACGACGATGCCAACGGCGACGGACTTATTGATCCGGGTGGAGACGGAATCATCGATCACCTGTTGCTTGTGGGCATCAACCGAGTCGAGTTGCAGCCGGATCCGGCCAACCTCGACCCATTTGCGCCGGGTAATCATGTGACGCTGGAGTCCGGCGATCTTGCTGAACTGGTCCTGAACACCGGTAAGATTGTTCAACCCAAACGGCTGCTCCAACTGCTGGTTGAAATCGACCCCGATGACACGGTCATTGAAGCGCCGGCGTCATCCAATCGAGTCAGCAATACGGCGGCCGATGCGGCTCGTTACATCGTCGATCTCGGCATCACGGTGCCCGATCTGACAGCTTTCAAGGGCTTCGCGCTGGGCAAGCCGATCGACAATATCGGTGTGCGTTACTTCATTGCGAATAACCCGGTTCCTCCTGGCACGAACTTCCGTATCGGCGTATGGATTTCCGCGAAGGCCGGGGACATCGACCCGGTGGAAGATCGCCGGGTTCGACAATTGATTTCCGGTACCGATTTCATTTTGCCGGCGATTGGTTCTCAGGTGACGGGATTGGGGCACGAGTTGAACCTGTCGGCATTGACGATTACTCTTGCTGATGTCAACGCCCTTGCCACGCCGCCGGCGCTGCCGGGCGACATCTTCATCAAGATTCGTATAGACGATGACATCACGGGCGCGAAGCCCAACGGCGACATCCTCGAAGGGAACATCGCCGGCGTTGAAGCGAATTCGAACAACGTCGTGTCGCTGCGAAATCGAGGAGACAACGCGGACGTCGACAATGACGGGCTCACCGAGAAACAAGAGCGTGATGGTTTCGACATCCCGGCGAATCAGGTGTTTAACGCTCAGTCGCTGCCCGCGCAGGCCGGCGCCCCGATCGGTCGCGAACGGACCGAGACGCTCGACACGACACCCGATTCCGACGGCGATGGATTGACCGACGCCGAAGAGCGGGCACTTGGCACCGATCCGCGTAATCCTGATACGGACGGTGACGGCCTCCTGGACGGCGAGGAAGTCCTCGGTCGACGCGACCTCAACGGCAACGGCCGGCTCGACCCGGATGAGTTGCTGCAAGACTCGATCGCGATTGATCTGGATTGTGACGGTGTGCTGGATGTTTATCTGATTCCCTTCACCGATCCGAACAACTGGGATTCAGATGGGGACGGACTGAGTGACCGGGAGGAATCAGCGCCGAACGGCTGGACCATCTCACGATATCCGGCCAACGGAACGAGCGGTCGCTTCAACAAATCGTTCACCTGCAAGGTATTTACCGATCCGAACAACTGGGACACGGACGGCGACGACATCAGCGACTGGGATGAAGTGAATACATGGGCCCGCAATGCTGAAGGCTTTGCTGACGAGAACAATATCACCGCAGAGGAGCGGGCGAATGCCGGTAGCGTGCCCGCGATCGGTCTGCAGCCGCTCATCGCCCGCGCCGGACGACCCTTCGCCGCGGGTACGGAGTGTGGCCGAAATGACACCGGCGTGGGCTGCATCAGCACGAAGACAAAGGTGTCGTTCGGCATTCGCACAGATCCGACGCGCGTTGATACGGATGGGGACGGCCTACTCGATCACGAAGATCCCGCGCCGAACATTCACCCGGCCCGGTTCGGATTCGATCAGGATGGCGATGGAGACTTCGATCTGAACGATCTCGAAGCAATTCGCCAGCAACTGATTCGCACCAGGGAGCTTGCGGCGAACGCGCCGTGGACCCATGCCATCTTCCAGGCTCGCCTGCTCAATTTCGATCAGGACGGCGACGGATTCCTCGAGGCGCCGGACGTCAACGGCGACGGGTTCCCTGACTTCACCCGTTACAACGAGGCGACTCTCGAACAGGCCTATGGCGTGGATTTCAGCAACACCGGAAGTCTGGATGATGGATTTGATGTCGGCTCGCTCGGTTTGGGCGAGGTTGATCAGAGCGGCTCAAATCGATTCGGCACCTATCGCGTTTCAGAAAAGCTGGGTGGCGACGGCGTTCTTGATAACATCGATAGCAATGGCCAGTTGATCCCCAGCGACAACTGTCCCCGGCAGTCGAATGCGACGCAGGAGGATTTTGACGGCGATGGGTTAGGCGACGCCTGCGATGCCGACCTCGACAACGACGGCATTCCGAATTTCCTTGATCCGGTGCGTCAGTTGCCCGTGACCGCACTGCAATTCCCGAACATCTGCGGATTCGGCATGGCTCAGGCCACAGCTGGCGCGCTGCTGGGTCTGTTCGGCATGGCTCGGATCTCACGCCGAAATCGAGAGAAGCGACGATTGCGAAAGCCTTGA